One Methanobacterium sp. DNA window includes the following coding sequences:
- a CDS encoding tRNA (N(6)-L-threonylcarbamoyladenosine(37)-C(2))-methylthiotransferase: MKVYIETFGCTFNQGDSQIMAGLLQEKNAQIVEKPENADIIIVNTCYVKHPTEQKVLNRIKKVQEQFPNKKLIISGCMVEIDQDKLEKAAPTAGWIGPRQIKSTVDVVESCFEGESARITGHGNDIKAGLPKTRFDQMVHISQICEGCNGRCTYCCTRFARGKLQSYFSNTIKNEIEEAINEGCVEIQLTAQDTAAYGKDTGETLAELINKITSISGDFRLRIGMMHPKSMIGHLEELIDAFKHKNVYKFLHIPIQSGNDQVLNDMNREHTVNEFKDIISKFKKEIPEISIATDVIVGYPTETDESFEDTLNLINDIKPNFIHISKYRHRPMTISSTLPEISYDVMKKRSKALNDLKSKILYENNLSEISKIYEILITGKGSKGGYIGRTNFYKPVIVENARIGSFVNVKIEKATSTYLKGSIL, encoded by the coding sequence ATGAAGGTTTACATAGAAACATTTGGCTGCACATTTAACCAGGGAGATTCACAGATAATGGCAGGACTATTACAAGAAAAAAATGCCCAAATAGTGGAGAAACCAGAGAATGCAGATATAATAATAGTAAACACATGCTATGTTAAACATCCCACTGAACAAAAAGTTCTAAACAGGATAAAAAAGGTTCAAGAACAGTTTCCAAACAAAAAACTTATTATTTCAGGATGCATGGTGGAGATTGATCAAGATAAGTTGGAGAAGGCTGCACCAACTGCAGGATGGATTGGACCACGTCAAATTAAATCAACTGTGGATGTTGTAGAATCATGTTTTGAAGGGGAAAGTGCAAGGATCACTGGTCATGGAAATGATATAAAAGCAGGCCTCCCAAAAACACGTTTCGATCAAATGGTACATATATCGCAAATATGTGAAGGGTGCAATGGTAGATGTACCTACTGCTGTACGAGGTTTGCACGGGGAAAATTACAAAGCTACTTTTCAAATACAATAAAAAATGAAATTGAAGAAGCAATAAATGAGGGGTGTGTTGAAATCCAACTTACAGCCCAGGATACCGCTGCTTATGGAAAAGATACAGGGGAAACATTAGCTGAATTAATAAACAAAATTACATCTATTTCAGGTGATTTCAGATTAAGAATAGGGATGATGCACCCAAAAAGCATGATTGGCCATTTAGAAGAATTAATAGATGCTTTTAAACATAAAAACGTTTATAAATTTTTACACATCCCTATTCAAAGTGGTAATGACCAGGTATTAAATGATATGAACCGTGAACACACTGTAAATGAATTCAAAGATATAATTTCTAAATTCAAAAAAGAAATTCCTGAAATTTCCATAGCCACTGATGTTATAGTGGGTTATCCTACAGAAACTGATGAATCATTTGAAGATACATTAAATCTAATAAATGATATTAAACCAAATTTTATCCATATTTCAAAATACAGGCACAGGCCAATGACAATATCATCAACACTACCTGAAATCTCTTATGATGTGATGAAAAAGCGTTCTAAAGCGTTAAATGATTTAAAATCAAAAATATTGTATGAAAATAATTTGAGTGAAATTAGCAAAATTTATGAGATATTAATTACTGGAAAAGGTAGTAAAGGCGGTTATATTGGAAGAACAAACTTTTACAAGCCAGTAATAGTTGAAAATGCTCGAATTGGTAGTTTTGTAAATGTTAAAATAGAAAAAGCCACTTCTACATACTTAAAAGGCTCTATTTTGTAA
- a CDS encoding protein-L-isoaspartate O-methyltransferase: MMEKRKKLVQTLSDYGYIKTEKVMKAMISVPREEFLPASNRSYAYVDQPLPIGEGQTISAPHMVAIICEQLKLEEKMEVLEIGTGYGYNAAVVAEILGPNGHVYSIERISSLAKTAKENLERTGYADRVTVILGDGTKGYKEKAPFDRIYGTASAPSVPEPLKEQLKIGGILLIPVGTQAYFQELVCIVRESENRYKEKNKGSVAFVPMIGKHGWPEK; this comes from the coding sequence ATAATGGAAAAAAGAAAAAAGCTTGTTCAAACACTTTCAGATTATGGTTATATAAAAACAGAGAAAGTAATGAAAGCTATGATATCAGTTCCAAGAGAAGAGTTTTTACCAGCCTCAAACAGGTCTTATGCTTATGTAGATCAGCCGTTACCAATAGGTGAAGGCCAAACAATTTCAGCACCCCATATGGTGGCAATAATTTGCGAACAGCTAAAACTTGAAGAGAAAATGGAAGTTTTAGAAATTGGAACAGGTTATGGATACAATGCAGCAGTGGTTGCAGAGATTTTAGGGCCAAATGGACATGTTTATAGCATAGAACGTATCAGTTCACTTGCAAAAACTGCAAAAGAAAATCTTGAAAGAACAGGCTATGCTGATAGAGTAACAGTAATTTTAGGAGATGGAACTAAAGGATATAAAGAAAAAGCTCCCTTTGATAGGATATATGGGACTGCAAGTGCACCATCGGTACCAGAACCATTAAAAGAGCAACTTAAAATTGGTGGAATACTCTTAATTCCTGTAGGAACACAAGCATACTTTCAAGAACTTGTTTGTATTGTTAGGGAGTCAGAGAATAGATATAAAGAGAAAAATAAGGGCAGTGTTGCATTTGTTCCAATGATTGGTAAACATGGCTGGCCAGAAAAATAG